From the Desulfovibrio sp. JC010 genome, one window contains:
- the prxU gene encoding thioredoxin-dependent peroxiredoxin (Most members of this family contain a selenocysteine.) — MSNSQAGCSKPVGVQPEETQPEVGSVASETSKGAGTMIKAGQKAPDFTAMAYQDGGFKEVKLSDYAGKWVVLCFYPGDFTFVUATEISAVAEKHAEFEALGVQVLSMSTDSVFVHKMWEQTELSKMITAGKVPFPMLSDGGGKVGEMYGVYDENAGVDIRGRFLIDPDGVIVGYEVLTPPVGRNVSETLRQIQAYQHVRETGAAEVCPSGWKPGKAILSPGPDLVGKVWEAWKVSMAFDD, encoded by the coding sequence ATGAGTAATTCACAAGCAGGCTGCTCAAAACCTGTGGGCGTTCAGCCCGAGGAAACGCAGCCGGAAGTAGGAAGTGTCGCCTCCGAAACTTCTAAGGGAGCAGGAACCATGATTAAAGCTGGACAAAAAGCCCCTGATTTTACTGCCATGGCATATCAGGATGGCGGATTTAAGGAAGTTAAACTCTCAGATTACGCAGGCAAGTGGGTAGTGCTTTGTTTCTATCCCGGTGATTTCACCTTTGTCTGAGCAACCGAAATTTCGGCGGTCGCCGAAAAACATGCTGAATTCGAAGCTCTCGGTGTTCAGGTTCTTTCCATGAGTACTGACAGTGTCTTTGTCCACAAAATGTGGGAACAGACCGAACTTTCCAAGATGATCACCGCGGGTAAGGTGCCCTTCCCAATGCTTTCCGATGGCGGTGGTAAAGTCGGTGAAATGTATGGCGTTTACGATGAAAACGCGGGCGTTGACATCCGTGGCCGCTTTCTCATTGATCCGGACGGAGTGATTGTCGGTTACGAAGTGCTGACTCCGCCTGTGGGGCGTAATGTTTCTGAAACCCTGCGCCAGATTCAGGCATACCAGCACGTCAGGGAAACCGGTGCTGCCGAGGTCTGCCCCTCCGGCTGGAAGCCCGGCAAGGCCATTCTGAGCCCCGGCCCGGACCTTGTGGGTAAGGTTTGGGAAGCATGGAAAGTTTCCATGGCCTTTGATGATTAG
- a CDS encoding methylglyoxal synthase, producing the protein MSLVKNIAVVAHDNCKNELLDFVDCNHNILSRHNLVATGTTGGLVEKMIRERAAQKKDEGYDFKPVNRMKSGPLGGDQQLGAMISEGKIDVLIFFWDPMQPQPHDVDVKALLRLAVLYNIPTASNRSTAEFLISSPFFEGEFQRKETDFTDYTQRKL; encoded by the coding sequence ATGAGCTTAGTGAAAAATATAGCCGTAGTTGCCCATGATAACTGCAAAAATGAACTGCTTGATTTTGTGGATTGCAACCATAATATCCTTTCCCGGCATAATCTGGTAGCCACCGGGACCACCGGGGGGCTGGTGGAGAAAATGATCAGGGAACGTGCGGCCCAGAAGAAAGACGAGGGTTATGATTTCAAGCCGGTTAACAGGATGAAGTCCGGTCCTCTGGGCGGTGACCAGCAGCTTGGGGCCATGATTTCTGAAGGCAAAATCGATGTATTGATCTTTTTCTGGGACCCCATGCAGCCGCAGCCTCATGATGTTGACGTCAAAGCATTGCTTCGTCTGGCTGTGCTGTACAATATCCCTACTGCCAGTAACCGTTCCACCGCTGAGTTCCTGATTTCCTCGCCGTTTTTCGAAGGTGAATTCCAGCGCAAGGAAACTGATTTTACAGATTACACCCAGCGCAAGCTGTAG